A genome region from Gammaproteobacteria bacterium includes the following:
- a CDS encoding NifU family protein, whose translation MSLDAGQAFQQEVSRVQGLIAALDALRDPAAREPARELVQVVLALHGVGLARLLELIAATKSGPALIAKLAEDDKVNGLLLLHGLHPRNLETRVRQAVEKLRPHLGVVGAKIEAVDFTGETVHLRVRPGANTTQAAAQTLKLSIEDAIYEAAPDITDIRIDGLDGTIAFVSVSSIKRPSIKRENIKAQGIIQPIDAADHGP comes from the coding sequence GTGAGCCTGGATGCGGGGCAGGCGTTCCAGCAGGAGGTCAGCCGCGTCCAGGGACTCATTGCCGCGCTCGACGCGCTACGCGATCCGGCTGCCCGCGAACCCGCGCGGGAACTCGTGCAGGTGGTGCTGGCACTGCATGGCGTTGGTCTGGCCAGGTTACTAGAACTTATCGCCGCTACAAAGAGCGGCCCTGCCTTGATCGCGAAGCTCGCGGAAGACGATAAGGTGAACGGTCTGTTGTTGCTGCATGGACTCCACCCGCGGAATCTGGAGACCCGCGTTCGACAGGCGGTGGAGAAACTGCGCCCTCACCTGGGCGTTGTCGGCGCGAAGATCGAGGCTGTGGACTTCACGGGCGAGACCGTGCATCTGCGCGTGCGTCCAGGCGCCAACACGACTCAGGCTGCCGCGCAAACGCTGAAACTTTCCATCGAAGACGCGATTTACGAGGCCGCGCCGGATATTACGGATATCCGCATCGATGGTCTGGACGGCACGATTGCGTTCGTGTCCGTATCAAGTATCAAGCGGCCAAGCATCAAGCGGGAGAACATTAAGGCGCAGGGTATCATCCAGCCTATTGACGCCGCCGATCACGGGCCATGA